A part of Betaproteobacteria bacterium genomic DNA contains:
- a CDS encoding FecR domain-containing protein, whose amino-acid sequence MRYPLVFIAAFLPALAALAADVHDATVERVVSPAWVIRDGAKLPVAPGTRLRTGEVLQTGEGSRAELRLPDDSVVKLGSQSRFFVAQSEWKTSGTPLLTATMRVLTGAFRFTTSALARKTTTRDITIRLPTVTAGIRGTDLWGKASADREFIVLIEGAIDVRGDGSAPVRMDVPLTAFDGPRKDGAAGISRITPAELETYARETEIGGGSGAQTRRGPWKVTVASTEDSGAALQSWDRLRDAGFAAVIEPSGSRQTPVYRVRIAGLATEADARSVAAHVEATLGVTGARVSK is encoded by the coding sequence ATGAGATATCCGCTCGTCTTCATTGCTGCATTCCTTCCCGCGCTCGCCGCCCTGGCCGCCGACGTCCACGATGCGACGGTCGAACGGGTCGTCTCGCCTGCATGGGTCATACGGGACGGCGCGAAGCTTCCCGTCGCTCCCGGTACGCGGCTTCGGACCGGCGAAGTCCTGCAGACAGGGGAAGGAAGCCGCGCCGAGCTTCGTCTTCCCGACGACAGCGTGGTGAAGCTGGGCAGCCAGTCCCGGTTCTTCGTCGCCCAGTCGGAGTGGAAGACTTCGGGCACGCCACTCCTCACTGCGACGATGCGCGTGCTGACGGGCGCGTTCCGCTTCACCACCTCGGCGCTGGCCAGGAAGACGACAACGCGAGACATCACCATCCGGCTGCCGACCGTGACGGCGGGCATCCGGGGCACCGATCTATGGGGCAAGGCTTCCGCCGACCGCGAGTTCATCGTCCTGATCGAGGGAGCCATCGACGTCCGTGGAGACGGATCCGCGCCGGTGCGGATGGACGTGCCACTCACCGCGTTCGATGGGCCCCGCAAGGACGGTGCGGCAGGCATCAGCAGGATCACTCCGGCTGAACTGGAGACATACGCGAGAGAAACGGAGATCGGCGGCGGTTCGGGGGCGCAGACTCGTCGCGGCCCATGGAAAGTCACCGTCGCATCGACGGAGGATTCCGGCGCGGCCCTCCAGTCGTGGGACAGGCTGAGGGATGCCGGCTTCGCAGCGGTCATCGAACCTTCGGGATCGCGGCAGACCCCCGTCTACAGGGTGAGGATCGCCGGGCTCGCCACCGAGGCGGATGCCAGGTCCGTGGCGGCGCACGTCGAAGCCACGCTCGGCGTGACCGGCGCCCGCGTTTCAAAGTAG
- the pyrE gene encoding orotate phosphoribosyltransferase codes for MRQEEGYREEFVRFAIAKGVLLFGEFKTKAGRLSPYFFNAGLFNDGESLRQLGRFYAMTLQGSGVAFDMLFGPAYKGIPLVAATAAALADAGRNVPFAFNRKEAKDHGEGGTVIGAPLKGKVIVVDDVISAGTSVRESVEIIRQAGAEPAGVVIALDRQERGQGTLSAVQEVGENYGIPVLSISTLDDVLAYLARRPELAASLHAVEEYRRHYGVTTP; via the coding sequence ATGAGACAGGAAGAGGGGTATCGGGAGGAATTCGTGCGCTTCGCGATCGCGAAGGGCGTGCTGCTGTTCGGAGAGTTCAAGACCAAGGCGGGCCGGCTTTCGCCCTACTTCTTCAATGCCGGTCTGTTCAACGACGGCGAGAGCCTGCGTCAACTCGGCCGATTCTACGCGATGACCCTGCAGGGCTCCGGGGTGGCCTTCGACATGCTGTTCGGCCCCGCCTACAAGGGCATCCCGCTGGTCGCGGCCACCGCTGCGGCCCTGGCGGACGCGGGCCGCAACGTGCCGTTCGCCTTCAACCGCAAGGAGGCGAAGGATCACGGCGAAGGGGGGACCGTGATCGGCGCACCCCTCAAGGGAAAGGTCATTGTGGTCGATGACGTGATCTCGGCGGGGACCTCGGTGCGAGAGTCGGTCGAGATCATTCGCCAGGCGGGCGCGGAGCCTGCCGGCGTCGTGATCGCCCTTGACCGGCAGGAACGTGGCCAGGGAACCCTGTCCGCAGTTCAGGAAGTGGGAGAGAACTACGGCATCCCGGTGCTGAGCATCTCGACGCTCGACGACGTCCTCGCGTATCTGGCCCGACGCCCCGAACTGGCAGCCTCGTTGCATGCCGTCGAGGAATATCGTCGGCACTACGGAGTCACGACACCATGA
- a CDS encoding DUF4124 domain-containing protein, whose product MKTVRYLAGAAATGLLLGAGAAHAGKLYKWVDDKGITHYSETIPADQKDRSSTEIDKKGRVLKQNEAALTKDQVQAIQEERIRRKSEEKQVEEQRRRDNALLNTYTTESEIDDARVRAIAGATQAKQAIEARYKTALSRSTGLRKQVDGLVKTGKPVPEAVREELTTSEQDTAKIAGELKLKEAEIANLQQKYDYDRTRFKELMAGTRR is encoded by the coding sequence ATGAAGACAGTGCGGTATCTCGCCGGCGCCGCGGCCACCGGCCTCCTCCTGGGGGCAGGGGCGGCCCACGCCGGCAAGCTATACAAGTGGGTGGACGACAAGGGCATCACCCACTATTCGGAAACCATACCGGCGGACCAGAAGGACCGTAGTTCGACCGAAATCGACAAGAAGGGGCGGGTCCTCAAGCAGAACGAAGCGGCGCTCACCAAGGACCAGGTCCAGGCGATCCAGGAAGAACGGATTCGCAGGAAGTCCGAGGAAAAGCAGGTCGAGGAACAGCGGCGCCGGGACAACGCGCTGCTCAACACCTACACCACCGAGTCGGAGATCGATGATGCGCGGGTCCGCGCGATCGCGGGGGCCACGCAGGCCAAGCAGGCGATCGAGGCGCGATACAAGACGGCACTGTCCCGGTCGACAGGACTGAGGAAGCAGGTCGACGGTCTTGTGAAGACCGGAAAGCCGGTGCCGGAGGCCGTCCGGGAGGAACTGACGACATCGGAGCAGGACACCGCAAAGATCGCCGGCGAACTGAAACTCAAGGAAGCGGAGATCGCCAACCTCCAGCAGAAGTACGACTACGACAGGACACGTTTCAAGGAACTGATGGCAGGAACCCGAAGGTGA
- the xth gene encoding exodeoxyribonuclease III: MLRIVTLNLNGIRSATKKGFLRWLEGHGADVVCVQELKAHETDMDESMRFPAGMTGVFHPAQRRGYSGVAVYCRRQPDRIVTGLGIEDIDAEGRFLQVDFGELSVVSLYLPSGSSSEERLAAKFSFMERFIGRLDELARSGRHVVICGDWNIAHKEIDLRNWRSNQRNPGFLPEERAWLSGVIDVLGFVDVFRRLDDRPEQYTWWSNRGQAWAKNVGWRLDYQLATPAFASRARAVAIYKAERFSDHAPLTIDYDW, from the coding sequence ATGCTGCGAATAGTGACGCTCAATCTTAACGGTATCCGTTCGGCGACGAAAAAGGGTTTTCTCCGCTGGCTGGAGGGGCACGGGGCCGATGTCGTCTGCGTGCAGGAACTGAAGGCGCACGAAACAGACATGGACGAGTCGATGCGCTTTCCCGCCGGGATGACCGGCGTGTTTCATCCGGCGCAACGGCGGGGCTACAGCGGCGTCGCGGTGTACTGCCGCCGGCAGCCGGACCGGATCGTGACCGGTCTGGGGATCGAGGACATCGACGCCGAAGGCCGCTTCCTGCAGGTCGATTTCGGCGAGCTGTCGGTCGTCTCTCTCTACCTCCCCTCGGGTTCCAGCTCGGAAGAGCGGCTGGCCGCGAAGTTCTCGTTCATGGAACGTTTCATCGGCCGGCTGGACGAACTGGCCCGCAGCGGGCGCCACGTGGTGATCTGCGGCGACTGGAACATCGCCCACAAGGAAATCGATCTCAGGAACTGGCGGTCGAACCAGCGAAATCCCGGATTTCTCCCCGAGGAACGCGCGTGGCTCTCGGGGGTCATCGACGTGCTGGGCTTTGTCGATGTGTTTCGCCGGCTGGACGACCGTCCGGAGCAATACACCTGGTGGTCCAACCGGGGACAGGCGTGGGCCAAGAACGTGGGCTGGCGGCTGGACTACCAGCTCGCGACGCCGGCGTTCGCCAGCCGTGCACGAGCGGTGGCGATCTACAAGGCCGAACGGTTCTCCGACCACGCGCCGCTCACCATCGACTACGACTGGTGA
- a CDS encoding leucine--tRNA ligase: MDPQFRPTEVERAVQQAWNATHAFRAVEIPGKPKYYCLSMFPYPSGKLHMGHVRNYTIGDVLTRYHRMRGYNVLQPMGWDAFGLPAENAAMANGVPPARWTYDNIAYMKKQLQSLGFAIDWERELATCKPDYYRWNQWLFLRMLEKGIVYQKTGVVNGDPVDQTVLANEQVIDGRGWRTGAVVEKREIPMYYMRITAFADELLTALDGMSGWPERVRLMQANWIGKSQGVRFAFPYELDGERGKLWVFTTRADTIMGVTFCAVAAEHPLAARAARDNPALAAFIEECKQGSVMEADLATMEKKGMPTGISVTHPLTGETVEVWVGNYVLMGYGEGAVMAVPGHDERDFHFAKKYGLPIKQVVAVGDAAFSTDAWQEWYAEKDGARCVNSGKYDGLPYREAVDAIAADLNGLDLGEKQTTWRLRDWGISRQRYWGTPIPLIHCDACGTVPVPDDQLPVVLPEDCVPDGSGNPLNKRESFLKVNCPKCGKAARRETDTMDTFVDSSWYYLRYACPDNPAAMVDQRVNYWLPVDQYIGGIEHAILHLLYSRFWTKVMRDLGLLAMDEPFTNLLTQGMVLNEIFFRKGGTGRIQYFNPADVEVRTDDKGVRLGTVLKSDGEPVESGGIGTMSKSKNNGVDPQALIEKYGADTARFFMMFTSPPEQTLEWSDSGVDGSYRFLKRLWAFAHRYAESIRAALPEPRTLAELKPAPGLAEARREVHANLKQATFDMQRNQFNTVASACMKILNALERAPADDTASHAQVAEEGLSILLRLQSPVTPHVCQYLWKELGFGEDLLSAGWPEPLEAALAQDEVELVLQVNGKLRGSMRVAKDADRAAIERLALDSPQVRKFTEGQTPRKVIVVPGRLVNVVV; the protein is encoded by the coding sequence ATGGATCCCCAATTCCGTCCCACCGAAGTCGAACGTGCAGTACAGCAGGCATGGAACGCGACCCACGCTTTCCGCGCCGTCGAGATCCCCGGCAAGCCCAAGTACTACTGCCTCTCCATGTTTCCCTACCCTTCGGGAAAGCTGCACATGGGACACGTGCGCAACTACACGATCGGCGATGTGCTGACCCGTTATCACCGCATGCGCGGCTACAACGTGCTGCAGCCGATGGGATGGGATGCCTTCGGTCTGCCCGCGGAGAACGCCGCCATGGCCAACGGCGTGCCTCCGGCCCGCTGGACGTACGACAACATCGCGTACATGAAGAAGCAGCTTCAGTCGCTGGGTTTCGCCATCGACTGGGAGCGCGAGCTGGCGACCTGCAAGCCCGACTACTACCGCTGGAACCAGTGGCTCTTCCTGCGGATGCTGGAAAAGGGCATCGTGTACCAGAAGACGGGCGTGGTGAACGGGGACCCGGTCGACCAGACGGTGCTGGCCAACGAGCAGGTGATCGACGGGCGTGGCTGGCGCACGGGCGCTGTCGTGGAGAAGCGCGAGATCCCCATGTACTACATGCGGATCACGGCGTTTGCGGACGAACTCCTGACCGCGCTCGACGGCATGTCCGGCTGGCCGGAGCGCGTGCGTCTCATGCAGGCCAACTGGATCGGCAAGAGCCAGGGCGTGCGATTCGCGTTCCCGTACGAGCTGGACGGAGAGCGCGGAAAGTTGTGGGTCTTCACGACGCGGGCGGACACGATCATGGGTGTGACGTTCTGCGCTGTCGCCGCCGAGCATCCGCTCGCTGCGCGGGCTGCCCGGGACAATCCCGCGCTCGCCGCGTTCATCGAGGAATGCAAGCAGGGCTCCGTGATGGAAGCCGATCTTGCGACCATGGAAAAGAAGGGCATGCCCACGGGCATCTCGGTGACGCATCCGCTCACCGGCGAAACGGTCGAAGTCTGGGTGGGCAACTACGTCCTCATGGGGTACGGCGAAGGCGCGGTGATGGCAGTGCCCGGGCACGACGAGCGGGATTTCCACTTCGCGAAGAAATACGGTCTGCCGATAAAGCAGGTCGTCGCGGTGGGTGATGCCGCTTTCTCCACCGACGCCTGGCAGGAGTGGTACGCGGAAAAGGACGGCGCGCGTTGCGTGAACTCCGGCAAGTACGACGGCCTTCCCTATCGCGAGGCCGTCGATGCCATTGCCGCCGATCTGAACGGGCTGGATCTGGGAGAGAAACAGACGACATGGCGCCTGCGTGACTGGGGCATCTCGCGCCAGCGGTATTGGGGGACACCGATCCCCCTCATTCATTGCGATGCGTGCGGCACCGTGCCGGTGCCCGACGATCAGCTGCCTGTCGTGCTGCCCGAGGACTGCGTGCCGGACGGTTCGGGCAACCCCCTGAACAAGCGCGAGTCGTTCCTCAAAGTGAATTGCCCGAAGTGCGGGAAGGCGGCACGGCGCGAGACGGACACCATGGATACGTTCGTGGATTCGTCCTGGTACTACCTGCGCTACGCCTGTCCGGACAACCCGGCGGCCATGGTGGACCAACGGGTCAACTACTGGCTGCCCGTCGACCAGTACATCGGCGGCATCGAGCACGCGATCCTGCACCTGCTCTACTCGCGCTTCTGGACGAAGGTGATGCGCGACCTCGGCCTGCTCGCCATGGACGAGCCTTTCACCAATCTGCTGACGCAGGGCATGGTGCTGAACGAGATCTTCTTCCGCAAGGGCGGGACCGGCCGGATCCAGTATTTCAATCCGGCAGATGTCGAGGTGCGCACGGACGACAAGGGGGTGCGTCTCGGCACAGTGCTGAAGTCGGACGGCGAGCCCGTGGAATCGGGCGGTATCGGCACCATGTCGAAGTCCAAGAACAACGGGGTCGATCCGCAGGCGCTCATCGAGAAATACGGCGCCGACACGGCACGCTTCTTCATGATGTTCACCAGCCCGCCGGAACAGACGCTCGAGTGGTCCGATTCGGGCGTCGACGGCTCTTACCGGTTCCTGAAGCGTCTGTGGGCCTTCGCTCACCGCTATGCGGAGTCCATTCGTGCGGCGCTGCCCGAACCTCGCACGCTCGCAGAGCTCAAGCCGGCCCCCGGGCTGGCGGAGGCTCGGCGGGAAGTGCACGCGAACCTCAAGCAGGCGACGTTCGACATGCAGCGCAACCAGTTCAACACCGTCGCCTCGGCGTGCATGAAGATCCTGAATGCGCTCGAGCGGGCTCCCGCGGACGACACGGCATCCCACGCGCAGGTCGCCGAGGAGGGGTTGTCCATCCTGCTCCGCCTGCAGTCGCCCGTGACACCTCACGTGTGCCAGTACCTCTGGAAGGAACTCGGATTCGGCGAGGATCTGCTGAGTGCCGGCTGGCCCGAGCCTCTGGAGGCAGCGCTCGCTCAGGATGAGGTCGAGCTGGTGCTGCAGGTGAACGGCAAGCTGCGGGGAAGCATGCGTGTGGCCAAGGACGCCGATCGCGCCGCCATAGAACGGCTGGCCCTGGACAGCCCCCAAGTGCGCAAGTTCACCGAAGGGCAGACTCCCAGGAAAGTGATCGTCGTGCCGGGCCGGCTGGTCAACGTGGTGGTCTGA
- the vanZ gene encoding VanZ family protein: MTSAAQDHRARLGDRDAPSAPLPHDRTVPAWPALAYLALLIYGSLLPFDLQPRSAPEAWAAFTRLSQETSSLVSWSDWGLNIALYVPLALLALCALPLRRHWARFAGSLAVVIACIGLSACIEFAQMFLSSRTPLFRDIVANALGAGIGALLAPVAGPGLAGLAALVRRSAARTYGPFPLLRAVLMVAVVPYLLLLSWGSGWISREWLAPDAALARLGGMPLLPFQRAYFADTLFAIRSATIVVVAFIPMGIFAWLLRWAPASGRGLMRRAWAISALASLGLEAGKLFIAGRQPDAGNLLLALAGGTLGGCAAWFLSRARVSGSEAVPPVEVRTEIRWTWRALGLVALAASAYVIGTFPIARPALLTGALIYAVLLWRYPNAWLLVVPALLPVFDLAQWSGRFFLDEFDAAVLLTLAVGYWRLATRSGSLAALPRASTVLLLIFGASLAVSAAVALLPPGPLDANAFSHYYSPYNALRVLKGYAWAVALFPLVATPAPSRTPVGRLWWMGMLLGLAAEILAILWERIVFSGLGDFSRDFRVSGYMSSMHTGGSHVEAYLVLTIPFVLVMSRGRLGWQGALWRTVMFGAAAYALAVTFARGGYIGLVIALAVLLAGWLARRNGARESATLPLAVTASLVAAIVAIPVLTGSFAQSRMESSRQDAGVRFDHWRHVLEIRDTDALSALTGMGLGRFPVSYFYRSPAERRPGSYSFQNREGNPVLALGAGTPIYMEQKVPARHDTPYRLDVVARGITGAAVLNVLLCERNFFDSFGCASATFGLNGDWKSYRSVLEMKWPERLGRPVTLSLENAGPGSLAEIREVRLEAPDGADLVANGTFAQGADRWFPWVFDHLPWHIKNIWISFLFEQGWLGLVAFILLFGHTLFVLAKRFLGTGDPLLLAMIAGMAGFITVGGVDSLFEAPRMTLAFFMTLGLALLVPAAERATTRITAAAREPAREIAPALRPQNASRPASVRDDPIAAGSPHAGLDVAGFAWGAAAGMAAVGLVAVSLPHIPGLPYNVRELLYAGSPLMSAALLAIFWFWLAGVPAGLAPLLRSNTAKIAYLPAVAAHAFVTSLLVTLAVPSESVHDIVGSPIFDWPGRTEDVVRLSAVFALASMALTGGALLTRKLAGEAARSGIRTWLLTTLAVLGIGHWVMVTEAATDNITELLAQGGSLWAFASLFLAGLAVCLAGSALASFAARAGTRGHEVLIALAAGGLAAFGLIHAGTESHVFKYGQSFSAMQFLLSIDRSHLATGSGLIARFAVAYLAAVGAVAFAQRPFFVLFANRRTATNGR, from the coding sequence ATGACGTCGGCGGCCCAGGATCACCGCGCGCGGTTGGGGGACCGTGATGCCCCTTCAGCCCCCCTTCCACACGATCGAACCGTTCCCGCCTGGCCGGCCCTGGCGTATCTGGCGCTGCTGATCTACGGCAGTCTGCTGCCCTTCGATCTGCAACCGCGTTCCGCTCCGGAGGCATGGGCCGCCTTCACCCGGCTCTCGCAGGAGACTTCCAGCCTGGTTTCCTGGTCGGACTGGGGGCTCAACATCGCCTTGTACGTGCCTCTGGCCCTTCTGGCCTTGTGCGCCCTTCCCTTGCGCCGCCACTGGGCGCGGTTTGCAGGTTCGCTGGCGGTGGTGATCGCCTGCATCGGGCTGAGCGCGTGCATCGAATTCGCACAGATGTTCCTGTCCAGCCGGACGCCGTTGTTCCGCGACATCGTGGCCAATGCGCTGGGCGCCGGCATCGGCGCCCTGCTTGCACCCGTGGCCGGGCCCGGACTTGCCGGACTTGCGGCGCTCGTCCGGCGTTCCGCCGCCAGGACGTACGGGCCGTTTCCGCTGCTTCGTGCGGTCCTGATGGTGGCCGTGGTTCCCTATCTCCTGCTGCTGAGTTGGGGAAGCGGCTGGATCTCGAGGGAGTGGCTCGCGCCGGATGCCGCACTGGCACGACTGGGCGGCATGCCGCTCCTGCCGTTCCAGCGCGCGTATTTTGCCGACACGCTCTTCGCCATTCGCAGCGCCACGATCGTCGTGGTTGCCTTCATACCCATGGGTATTTTCGCCTGGCTGCTTCGCTGGGCACCCGCGTCCGGGCGTGGCCTCATGCGCCGGGCCTGGGCCATCTCCGCCCTGGCCTCGTTGGGACTGGAGGCGGGAAAGCTCTTCATCGCGGGTCGTCAACCCGACGCTGGCAACCTGCTTCTCGCCCTTGCCGGTGGGACCCTCGGCGGATGTGCGGCCTGGTTCCTGAGCCGCGCCCGCGTATCCGGCAGCGAGGCCGTGCCGCCGGTGGAAGTGCGGACCGAAATCCGCTGGACCTGGCGCGCGCTGGGATTGGTCGCGCTGGCAGCCAGTGCCTATGTGATCGGGACATTCCCGATCGCCCGCCCCGCTCTTCTGACCGGGGCACTGATCTACGCCGTCTTGCTGTGGAGATATCCCAACGCCTGGCTGCTGGTGGTGCCGGCGCTGCTGCCGGTATTCGACCTGGCGCAATGGTCGGGACGGTTCTTCCTGGACGAGTTCGATGCCGCCGTGCTGCTCACCCTGGCCGTCGGATACTGGCGTCTCGCAACCCGGTCAGGTTCCCTGGCGGCATTGCCGCGAGCCAGCACGGTCCTGCTGCTGATATTCGGTGCATCGCTCGCCGTCAGTGCGGCGGTCGCCCTGCTTCCCCCCGGCCCCCTCGACGCGAACGCGTTCAGCCACTACTACAGCCCCTACAACGCGCTGCGGGTCCTGAAGGGATATGCGTGGGCCGTGGCGCTGTTTCCCCTGGTGGCGACACCGGCTCCGTCGCGAACGCCCGTCGGCCGGTTGTGGTGGATGGGCATGCTCCTGGGACTCGCGGCGGAGATTCTCGCCATCCTCTGGGAACGGATCGTCTTTTCGGGGCTGGGCGATTTCTCGCGGGATTTCCGTGTGTCCGGTTACATGTCGAGCATGCACACGGGAGGGTCGCACGTGGAAGCCTATCTCGTGCTGACGATACCTTTCGTGCTCGTGATGAGCAGGGGCCGCCTCGGCTGGCAGGGTGCCCTCTGGCGGACGGTCATGTTCGGTGCCGCGGCCTATGCGCTTGCAGTGACGTTCGCGCGGGGCGGATACATCGGGCTCGTGATCGCGCTTGCCGTCCTTCTGGCCGGATGGCTCGCGCGGCGTAACGGGGCCCGCGAAAGCGCCACACTTCCATTGGCCGTCACCGCGAGCCTCGTCGCGGCCATCGTCGCGATCCCCGTGCTGACGGGCTCGTTCGCGCAGTCGCGCATGGAATCGAGCCGGCAGGATGCAGGGGTGCGATTCGATCACTGGCGGCATGTGCTGGAGATCCGCGACACCGATGCCCTGAGCGCGTTGACCGGCATGGGACTGGGCCGCTTTCCCGTGAGCTATTTCTACCGCAGCCCGGCCGAGCGGCGGCCGGGCTCCTACAGCTTCCAGAATCGTGAGGGGAATCCCGTGCTGGCGCTCGGCGCAGGCACTCCGATCTACATGGAACAGAAGGTGCCGGCGCGGCACGACACGCCCTACAGGCTCGACGTCGTCGCACGAGGCATCACCGGAGCCGCCGTGCTGAACGTGCTGCTGTGCGAGCGGAACTTCTTCGACTCCTTCGGTTGCGCATCCGCCACGTTCGGTCTGAACGGCGACTGGAAGTCCTATCGTTCGGTGCTGGAGATGAAGTGGCCGGAACGCCTCGGCCGGCCGGTCACGCTCTCCCTGGAGAACGCCGGGCCCGGCAGCCTCGCAGAGATCCGTGAAGTGCGGTTGGAAGCGCCGGATGGCGCCGATCTGGTCGCGAACGGAACGTTCGCCCAGGGAGCCGACCGGTGGTTTCCCTGGGTGTTCGATCACCTGCCCTGGCACATCAAGAACATCTGGATCTCATTCCTCTTCGAACAGGGGTGGCTGGGACTCGTCGCCTTCATCCTGCTTTTCGGACACACCCTGTTCGTGCTGGCGAAACGCTTTCTCGGGACCGGCGATCCGCTGCTGCTTGCGATGATCGCGGGAATGGCGGGCTTCATCACCGTGGGCGGCGTCGATTCTCTCTTCGAAGCTCCGCGCATGACGCTCGCGTTCTTCATGACCTTGGGCCTGGCGTTGCTCGTGCCGGCGGCAGAACGGGCCACCACGCGGATCACCGCAGCGGCAAGGGAACCGGCACGCGAAATCGCCCCGGCGCTCCGTCCGCAGAATGCCTCCCGACCAGCATCCGTCCGCGACGACCCGATCGCGGCAGGCTCACCGCACGCGGGACTGGACGTGGCCGGCTTCGCCTGGGGTGCCGCGGCAGGCATGGCGGCCGTGGGCCTCGTCGCCGTTTCGCTCCCCCACATTCCAGGGCTGCCCTACAACGTCCGGGAACTCCTGTATGCCGGCAGTCCCCTCATGTCGGCAGCGTTGCTGGCCATCTTCTGGTTCTGGCTGGCGGGCGTGCCGGCCGGACTCGCTCCGCTCCTGCGTTCGAATACGGCCAAGATTGCGTATCTGCCTGCCGTGGCAGCGCACGCCTTCGTCACATCGCTTCTCGTCACGCTGGCGGTGCCCTCCGAGAGTGTCCACGACATCGTCGGCTCGCCCATCTTCGACTGGCCCGGCCGCACGGAGGATGTGGTGCGCCTCTCCGCCGTCTTCGCACTCGCCTCGATGGCCCTCACCGGCGGTGCGCTGCTGACCAGAAAACTGGCGGGGGAAGCCGCCAGGAGCGGCATTCGCACCTGGCTGCTGACGACGCTCGCCGTTCTGGGGATCGGCCACTGGGTCATGGTGACGGAAGCGGCCACCGACAACATCACGGAACTGCTCGCACAGGGCGGAAGCCTTTGGGCCTTCGCGTCGCTGTTTCTGGCCGGGCTGGCCGTGTGCCTGGCGGGCAGTGCATTGGCTTCGTTCGCTGCCAGGGCCGGAACGCGCGGGCACGAGGTGCTGATCGCCCTGGCGGCGGGAGGTCTTGCGGCATTCGGGCTGATCCACGCGGGAACCGAATCGCACGTGTTCAAGTACGGGCAGAGCTTCTCCGCGATGCAGTTCCTGCTCAGCATCGACCGGTCGCACCTGGCCACGGGTTCCGGCCTGATCGCCCGATTCGCGGTTGCCTATCTGGCCGCCGTGGGCGCCGTCGCATTCGCCCAGCGGCCCTTCTTCGTGCTCTTCGCCAACCGCAGGACAGCCACCAACGGCCGCTGA
- a CDS encoding homoserine O-acetyltransferase, whose amino-acid sequence MTSGSKTQGSVGVVRPLDMDFDEPLPLKSGAVMPRYSLRYETYGTLNAQRTNAVLVCHALNASHHVAGWYENDPRDVGWWDNLIGPGRPVDTDRFFVIGVNNLGGCHGSTGPGSVNPATGRPWGADFPVVTVEDWVDAQARLADRLGIQTFAAVIGGSLGAMQALQWSISFPQRARNCLVIAAAPRLSAQNIAFNEVARQAITTDPDFHGGNFYEHGVVPRRGLRLARMLGHITYLSDDAMAEKFGRELREGKYKFGFDVEFQIESYLRHQGNKFATYFDANTYLRITKALDYFDPALPHGGSLAAALAVARSRFLVISFTSDWRFSPARSREIVKALLDNRLDVSYAEIDAPHGHDAFLMDDPRYHRVIAAYMENIAP is encoded by the coding sequence ATGACGTCCGGAAGCAAGACCCAGGGATCGGTCGGCGTGGTGCGTCCGCTCGACATGGACTTCGACGAGCCGCTGCCGCTGAAGTCGGGCGCCGTGATGCCCCGCTACAGTCTGCGCTACGAGACCTACGGCACGCTCAACGCGCAGCGCACCAATGCCGTCCTGGTGTGCCACGCGCTGAACGCTTCGCATCATGTGGCGGGATGGTACGAGAACGACCCCCGGGATGTCGGCTGGTGGGACAACCTGATCGGACCCGGACGCCCGGTGGACACGGATCGCTTCTTCGTCATCGGCGTCAACAACCTCGGCGGATGCCACGGTTCCACGGGTCCTGGCAGCGTCAATCCGGCCACGGGCAGACCGTGGGGTGCCGATTTTCCCGTGGTGACCGTCGAGGACTGGGTCGATGCGCAGGCACGTCTGGCCGATCGCCTGGGCATCCAGACTTTCGCGGCGGTCATCGGTGGCAGTCTCGGCGCCATGCAGGCGCTCCAGTGGAGCATCAGTTTTCCGCAGCGTGCGCGAAACTGTCTGGTGATCGCGGCCGCTCCCCGTCTTTCCGCCCAGAACATCGCCTTCAACGAGGTCGCGAGACAGGCGATCACCACCGATCCCGACTTCCACGGCGGCAATTTCTACGAGCACGGCGTCGTCCCGCGGCGCGGACTGCGTCTCGCACGCATGCTGGGTCACATCACGTACCTGTCCGACGATGCCATGGCGGAGAAGTTCGGCCGTGAGCTCAGGGAGGGCAAGTACAAGTTCGGCTTCGACGTGGAGTTCCAGATCGAATCCTACCTGCGCCACCAGGGCAACAAGTTCGCCACCTACTTCGATGCGAACACCTATCTGCGCATCACCAAGGCGCTCGACTATTTCGATCCGGCGCTTCCTCATGGCGGAAGCCTCGCGGCAGCTCTCGCGGTGGCGCGGTCGAGATTCCTCGTGATCTCGTTCACCTCGGACTGGCGCTTCTCGCCGGCGCGATCGCGCGAGATCGTGAAGGCGCTGCTCGACAACCGCCTGGACGTGAGCTACGCGGAGATCGACGCGCCCCATGGCCACGATGCGTTTCTCATGGACGATCCCCGCTACCACCGTGTGATCGCCGCCTACATGGAGAACATCGCGCCGTGA